In one window of Phalacrocorax carbo chromosome 22, bPhaCar2.1, whole genome shotgun sequence DNA:
- the SYNC gene encoding syncoilin isoform X3 — MWSAELETLGSGGGRDLMAEPEPPPELQLDEAGASLAPQGAAAGSAPHLDLSHSPLDPAVGVGGTPLHRGSPDACQELQADGRDAPLEPNMPGPQLDEGVAGAGILLDMDVAGIPLDVDTEGVGIPLDVDGVGVPLDVDADGVEIPLDVDGAGVPLDVAAGGVGLPLYMDTDGAGIPTNADADGAGVPLDMDAEGAGSPLDADGTEHQCLTLEELGDYFQECIEAVEQLEKERDRLIAELAQLREPALQEIRHAHEEIQAACRLLAKVELERDNLKDEIRQIKQKLFKVTKECVACQYQLESRRHDLSQHAAYQGELETQAGQLSGELSRLKETCEKEKEVLRQRLETPPCRQDNLYLQESRRLSMEFESFVAESRRGLEEHYEPQLLRLLERREAGAKALQEMQGEIQGMKEALRPLQGEVSRLRLQNRSLEEQIILVKQKRDEEVGQYREQVEELEDRLKELKNGVQLQQRKNQELEELRTSLHRELSIYKSCLEIYGHLCKSEEKADQDC, encoded by the exons TTCACACAGCCCATTAGACCCAGCAGTGGGTGTGGGGGGGACACCCCTGCACAGGGGCAGCCCAGACgcctgccaggagctgcaggcagatgGCAGGGATGCTCCCTTGGAGCCGAACATGCCGGGGCCACAGCTGGATGAGGgtgtggctggggctgggatcCTGCTGGACATGGATGTGGCAGGAATTCCGCTGGATGTGGACACAGAGGGAGTAGGGATCCCGCTGGACGTGGATGGGGTAGGGGTCCCGCTGGACGTGGATGCAGATGGAGTAGAGATCCCACTGGATGTGGATGGGGCAGGGGTCCCACTGGACGTGGCTGCAGGTGGAGTAGGGCTCCCGCTGTACATGGACACAGATGGGGCAGGGATCCCAACCAACGCAGATGCAGATGGGGCAGGGGTCCCACTGGATATGGATGCAGAGGGGGCAGGCAGTCCCCTGGATGCAGATGGCACAGAGCATCAGTGCCTCACCCTAGAAGAGCTGGGGGACTACTTCCAAGAGTGCATCGAAGCTGTTGAGCaactggagaaagagagagacagactgATCGCGGAGCTCGCCCAGCTCCGGGAGCCGGCGCTGCAGGAGATCCGCCATGCCCACGAGGAGATCCAGGCAGCCTGCCGGCTGCTGGCCAAGGTGGAGCTGGAGAGGGACAACCTGAAGGATGAGATCCGGCAGATCAAGCAGAAGCTGTTCAAGGTGACGAAGGAGTGCGTGGCTTGCCAGTACCAGCTGGAGAGCCGGCGGCACGACCTCTCCCAGCACGCTGCTTACCAGGGTGAGCTGGAGACCcaggctgggcagctctccGGTGAACTGTCCCGGCTCAAGGAGACCTgtgagaaggagaaggaggttTTGAGGCAACGGCTGGAGACACCACCGTGTCGGCAGGATAACCTGTACCTGCAGGAGAGCCGTCGGCTCTCCATGGAGTTCGAGAGCTTCGTGGCGGAGAGCCGGCGGGGTCTGGAGGAGCACTATGAGCCCCAACTGCTGCGGCTGCTGGAGAGACGCGAGGCAGGGGCGAAGGCGCTGCAGGAGATGCAGGGGGAGATCCAGGGGATGAAGGAAGCCCTGCGGCCCCTGCAGGGGGAGGTCAGCCGGCTGCGGCTGCAGAACCGGAGTCTGGAGGAGCAGATCATCCTCGTCAAGCAGAAGCGGGATGAAGAGGTCGGGCAATACCGG GAACAGGTTgaggagctggaagacaggCTGAAGGAGCTGAAGAACGGCGTGCAGCTCCAGCAGCGCAAGAATCAGGAACTGGAGGAGCTGAGGACCAGCCTCCACCGGGAGCTCTCCATCTACAA GAGCTGCTTAGAAATCTACGGCCACCTCTgcaaatcagaagaaaaagcagaccaGGACTGTTAG
- the ZBTB8OS gene encoding protein archease isoform X2 yields the protein MAADERDYNLTEEQKAIKAKYPPLNKKYEYLDHTADVQLHAWGDTLEEAFEQCVMAMFGYMTDTGTVEPVDTVEVEAEGHDMLSLLFHFLDEWLYKFSANDFFIPRVGRRVLFIQTPSGYRGESHNLLSNADL from the exons ATGGCAGCTGATGAGAGGGACTACAACCTGACGGAGGAGCAGAAGGCTATCAAAGCCAAATACCCACCGCTCAATAAGAAATATGAAT ATCTGGATCACACAGCAGATGTGCA GCTACATGCCTGGGGAGACACTTTGGAAGAAGCCTTTGAGCAGTGCGTTATGGCCATGTTTGGCTACATGACTGATACAGGGACCGTGGAACCTGTGGATACAGTAGAGGTAGAGGCAGAAG GACACGACATGTTGTCTCTTCTCTTCCACTTCTTGGATGAGTGGCTGTATAAATTCAGTGCTAATGATTTCTTTATACCCAGA GTGGGGAGAAGAGTTCTCTTTATCCAAACACCCTCAG GGTACAGAGGTGAAAGCCATAACTTACTCAGCAATGCAGATCTGTGA
- the ZBTB8OS gene encoding protein archease isoform X1, protein MAADERDYNLTEEQKAIKAKYPPLNKKYEYLDHTADVQLHAWGDTLEEAFEQCVMAMFGYMTDTGTVEPVDTVEVEAEGHDMLSLLFHFLDEWLYKFSANDFFIPREVKVLYIDRMQFKIRSIGWGEEFSLSKHPQGTEVKAITYSAMQICEDQQPEVFVIIDI, encoded by the exons ATGGCAGCTGATGAGAGGGACTACAACCTGACGGAGGAGCAGAAGGCTATCAAAGCCAAATACCCACCGCTCAATAAGAAATATGAAT ATCTGGATCACACAGCAGATGTGCA GCTACATGCCTGGGGAGACACTTTGGAAGAAGCCTTTGAGCAGTGCGTTATGGCCATGTTTGGCTACATGACTGATACAGGGACCGTGGAACCTGTGGATACAGTAGAGGTAGAGGCAGAAG GACACGACATGTTGTCTCTTCTCTTCCACTTCTTGGATGAGTGGCTGTATAAATTCAGTGCTAATGATTTCTTTATACCCAGA GAGGTGAAAGTGCTTTACATTGACCGAATGCAATTCAAAATAAGATCGATTGG GTGGGGAGAAGAGTTCTCTTTATCCAAACACCCTCAG GGTACAGAGGTGAAAGCCATAACTTACTCAGCAATGCAGATCTGTGAAGACCAACAGCCAGAAGTCTTTGTCATCATTGATATTTAA
- the RBBP4 gene encoding histone-binding protein RBBP4 codes for MADKEAAFDDAVEERVINEEYKIWKKNTPFLYDLVMTHALEWPSLTAQWLPDVTRPEGKDFSIHRLVLGTHTSDEQNHLVIASVQLPNDDAQFDASHYDSEKGEFGGFGSVSGKIEIEIKINHEGEVNRARYMPQNPCIIATKTPSSDVLVFDYTKHPSKPDPSGECNPDLRLRGHQKEGYGLSWNPNLSGHLLSASDDHTICLWDISAVPKEGKVVDAKTIFTGHTAVVEDVSWHLLHESLFGSVADDQKLMIWDTRSNNTSKPSHSVDAHTAEVNCLSFNPYSEFILATGSADKTVALWDLRNLKLKLHSFESHKDEIFQVQWSPHNETILASSGTDRRLNVWDLSKIGEEQSPEDAEDGPPELLFIHGGHTAKISDFSWNPNEPWVICSVSEDNIMQVWQMAENIYNDEDPEGSVDPEGQGS; via the exons atgGCGGACAAGGAAG CAGCCTTTGATGATGCAGTGGAAGAACGTGTGATCAATGAAGAgtataaaatatggaaaaagaaTACCCCTTTCTTATACGATTTGGTAATGACCCACGCTCTGGAATGGCCCAGCTTGACTGCTCAGTGGCTTCCTGATGTAACAAG ACCTGAAGGCAAAGATTTCAGTATTCACCGGTTAGTCCTGGGGACCCATACTTCAGATGAACAAAATCATCTTGTGATAGCTAGCGTGCAGTTGCCTAATGACGATGCACAGTTTGATGCTTCACACTATGATAGTGAGAAAGGAG AGTTTGGAGGCTTTGGGTCAGTTAGTGGAAAAATTGAAATTGAAATCAAGATAAATCACGAGGGGGAAGTGAACAGAGCACGGTACATGCCACAGAACCCGTGTATCATCGCTACGAAGACTCCATCCAGTGATGTCCTTGTCTTTGACTACACCAAACACCCTTCTAAACCAG ACCCTTCTGGAGAGTGTAACCCTGATCTGCGTCTTCGTGGACATCAGAAGGAAGGTTATGGGCTGTCATGGAACCCAAACCTGAGTGGGCATTTGCTTAGTGCTTCTGATGATCAT accATTTGCTTGTGGGATATTAGTGCTGTTCCAAAAGAAGGCAAAGTGGTGGATGCAAAGACCATCTTCACAGGGCACACAGCGGTAGTGGAAGATGTATCTTGGCACCTGCTCCATGAATCTCTCTTTGGATCTGTTGCTGATGATCAGAAGCTCATGAT ATGGGATACTCGGTCAAACAACACTTCCAAACCTAGTCACTCGGTGGATGCTCACACAGCTGAAGTCAACTGCCTCTCTTTCAATCCCTACAGCGAGTTTATTCTGGCTACGGGATCAGCTGATAAG ACTGTTGCTTTATGGGACTTGAGGAACCTAAAACTGAAGTTGCACTCCTTTGAATCACataaagatgaaatatttcag GTTCAGTGGTCTCCCCATAATGAAACTATACTGGCCTCCAGTGGCACTGACCGCAGGCTAAACGTTTGGGACTTGAG taaaattGGAGAAGAGCAGTCCCCTGAAGATGCTGAGGATGGTCCCCCAGAGCTGTTG TTTATTCATGGTGGTCATACTGCAAAGATATCCGATTTCTCCTGGAATCCCAATGAACCCTGGGTAATTTGTTCTGTATCAGAAGATAATATCATGCAAGTCTGGCAAATG GCGGAGAACATATACAATGATGAAGACCCCGAAGGAAGCGTGGATCCAGAAGGTCAAGGATCCTAG
- the LOC104047412 gene encoding zinc finger and BTB domain-containing protein 8A produces the protein MEISSHQFHLLEQLNEQRKQDLFCDCNILVEGKVFKAHRNVLFASSGYFKMLLSQSSKETSQPTTATFEVFSPETFMVILDFVYSGILSLTGQNVIEVMSAASYLQMTDILNVCKTFIKSSLDINEKEKDHYLGLSAKSTNSEPAHPSLYRSRRKAKSNPRRSCSVPDEKTNTVNENSWSGYSSYLPSEVNLQRAEMQLSKRGRKQGSARKRRKLLGLSQSRDKAERAGGGCSASDSSHISRVRDEAEFDAENDVDHSDCGYNQQAEAIPKRWSVAQLEQELSRTPELMELKAEELYTSMPTILGVMSSWNEDDLPRMRFKCPLCTHTVKRRADLKRHLRCHTGERPYPCDACGKRFTRLEHLRSHFQTIHQAGKLICRKCKRHVTDLTGCVVQQGTRRYRLCHKCLAETNFDSIPDDLEPEHSPVSSTGNKRSKWALEEEQKSDGETMEEEPYNLVVQHVNEDIPGEADEKVKPNLR, from the exons ATGGAGATTTCTTCCCACCAGTTTCACCTCCTCGAGCAGCTGAACGAACAGCGGAAGCAAGACTTGTTCTGTGACTGCAACATCCTGGTTGAGGGAAAGGTCTTTAAAGCGCATCGCAATGTGCTCTTCGCCAGCAGCGGctatttcaaaatgctgctttcGCAGAGCTCAAAGGAGACGAGTCAGCCGACAACGGCTACTTTTGAGGTTTTCTCTCCAGAGACATTTATGGTTATCCTGGACTTTGTGTATTCGGGCATATTGTCTTTAACCGGTCAAAATGTGATCGAAGTCATGTCAGCTGCGAGCTATCTGCAGATGACAGATATTCTTAATGTCTGTAAGACGTTCATTAAGTCCTCACTGGAtattaatgaaaaggaaaaggatcaTTACCTCGGCCTGTCAGCCAAAAGTACCAACAGCGAACCTGCCCATCCATCTCTTTATCGCTCAAGAAGGAAAGCGAAGAGCAACCCCAGGCGTTCCTGTTCAGTCCCGGACGAAAAGACTAATACGGTGAATGAAAACTCGTGGAGCGGTTACAGCAGCTATCTGCCCTCAGAGGTGAATCTGCAGCGGGCGGAAATGCAGCTGTCaaagagaggcagaaaacaGGGCTCGGCAAGAAAGCGCCGAAAGCTCCTGGGACTGTCACAGAGCCGTGACAAAGCTGAGCGGGCCGGCGGAGGATGCAGCGCGTCAGACTCCAGCCACATCTCCCGGGTTAGAGACGAGGCTGAATTTGACGCCGAGAACGATGTGGATCACAGTGACTGCGGGTATAATCAGCAGGCAGAAGCGATACCAAAGAGGTGGTCTGTGGCTCAGCTAGAGCAAGAACTTTCAAGAACTCCTGAGCTCATGGAGTTAAAAGCAGAGGAACTGTACACCTCAATGCCTACCATTTTAGGTGTAATGAGTAGTTGGAACGAAG ATGACTTGCCTCGGATGCGATTCAAATGCCCCCTCTGTACGCACACGGTGAAACGACGCGCAGACCTGAAGCGACATCTTCGGTGTCACACAGGGGAGCGACCGTACCCCTGCGACGCTTGTGGGAAGAGGTTCACCCGCCTAGAGCATTTACGCAGCCACTTCCAAACG ATACATCAAGCTGGCAAACTGATCTGCAGAAAATGCAAGCGTCATGTAACTGACCTAACAGGGTGTGTTGTTCAGCAAGGAACACGACGCTACAGACTGTGCCACAAGTGTCTAGCAGAAACTAATTTTGACAGCATCCCTGACGATTTAGAGCCAGAACATTCTCCTGTCTCCTCCACGGGAAACAAACGTTCCAAATGGGCTTtggaggaagaacagaaatcaGATGGAGAGACAATGGAGGAGGAACCATATAATTTGGTTGTCCAACACGTTAATGAGGATATTCCGGGTGAGGCAGATGAAAAGGTGAAACCAAATCTAAGGTAG